Part of the Melitaea cinxia chromosome 6, ilMelCinx1.1, whole genome shotgun sequence genome is shown below.
GTTAGAAGTACTAATCttttgatgttttaataaaaagctcACGTTGACGAGTTAAAATGTAGACACAGTGTTGATTGATCTAATTATCACAGTATAATatcaacataataattattataacaataaactaagattaataaacaaaaggtttattaatctgagaaAGTCTTGCAAAACAATTTGTTAGAATTTTggttattaaatactatttatgaATTGTAACTCATAGCGCTTAGTATATAGAAAAGAATGAGTAGCCGTGATGCTTGGGTGCCGATTGCTGCGGGTTTGGTGCTTGGTGTGGGCACATTAGCCGTGGTATACAAAATATTCATAGCGAGCAATTCCAGCTACACTAAAGGTACCAACAAGAACATCGGAGCGTCAAGATATATTTGTTCTTGTAGGAAAGACGGTGAGAGTGTTGTAAGTTGCCAATTcctaaataaaagtttttttttttaagataataaataaacgccttgcACTCAAGGGATACTAGGATCCTCCTCGACCTTATAGACTTGTAGCAgtctaaaagctacggtaatttaccatcaggtgagccgtacgcttgtttgccgaccgagttacatataaaaacaataatagcgAGCATCGAAGAgctgtttaattatatatatttttttcgtaaccgaatacgttaattttatttatgtttgtaacaagaaaatttaaataattttattattaaataaataataagtaaaatattttttttacaaataaacgaTAATAATTTTAGTGACAAATTTGGAACAGATCACCTAGACTAGATAATATTTGTTGCACAGTGTAATAAGGTTATTGATAAAAAGTTCAATGACTGAATTGtccttaatattttaatgtataattttctgaatgataattttttttttcataatttaatttgttatcatTAATCCtgcaaagtatattttttaatggttttCTATGTAGAGACAAATTATTAGGTAGGTAAGTTTAAGAGACTATAGagtgtttattatttgttattgtgcATAGTTAAGTATTATTATACTTTGTCTAGATTCCTAGTTTAGTTGATGAGCCACAAGTACATAATTGCTTCAGtccagtcagtcagttcagcctattgcagtccactgctagacatagaccttcccaagttcgccagacatcccggttttccgcaatcctcatccagcctacactggcaatcttacgtaggtcCAGAGGGGCGGAGGACCTCCTACACTGCTTTTGCGAAGACGTGGTCTCCattccaggacacgtctgctaaAACGTCCATCGGtcttgcgacacagatgatcagcgcactgccacttcaacttgctaattctgtgggttatgtcggttactttcgttctctcacggataatctcatttctgatcctatctttgagagaaacctcAAGCATAGCCAGTTCCATTGCACTTTGCGCGATTTTAAACGTAATTGCTTACAAGTGGGATATTTgggaataaataatagaaaaaaacttTCCTTAATACACATAAGGTCGTGTGTTCATAATACAGGCAATTTAGACTTTGTTTTAAGTAAAGGCTgcctgtaaataaaaatgtattttttttaaacaaatgttctatatatatattacatggTATAGCCTGACTGATTCAAACTCACTATGGTGGAGCGAATACTgccaactgcgccaacgggcgaAGTCAACAACCAAACAAACACGCGTTTTTCTTATATGATACTACCTATCCTACTTTTTCTGattaatttatgaattattacttacaacattaaaaataaaaatatttagaatgaAGTGTTCTagttactattaaatattattaaacaacaaaTTATTCAAGattgcttttgaagcctatttgtataaaataatttttgattgattgtttgaactaaactttataaaatattgagcGCTATTAGATActcgatttaaaattttatttattctgtaaCGGTTTCAGTGTCAACTCCACGGGAAAATGCAGAATCGGTGAATGCGGTTCTTGTCTTATTTCTGTCATTTAAAAATGTCATTGAACGACAAAATTActtaatgttgttttaaatggaaaaaaattacaaatatgtttattatttactataaatcaAAGTCTTCATTTACACTTTTCAATAAAgataattgaaaaagaaaaataaaaaatgtgcgactggttagttttttattttattttaaagtattgagatttttttaatgtagttaaGAAAGAAGTGTCACACACCTAAATATTTGCATGCTCTAAGAGACGctatttgtatattaatcatcatatcatttcagcctatcatagtccactgctggaaataggcttccacaagttcacgtcaaaaatagcatgaactcatgtattttgcccatagtcaccacgttgggcaggcgggttggtgaccgcagggctggctttgtcgcaccgaagacgctgatgtCTGTCtccgacctgtgtatttcaaagccagcggttgggtggttatcccgctatcagtaggcttttaaagttccaaggtggtagtggaactgtgttattccttagtcgtctcttacgacatccGCGGGAAGAGCggggctatattttttactaccgtagccacacagcgatgTATAATTATATCCTAAGATATATTTGAGAGTTACTTTTAAAATGGCTTTTTCATTTCATGTAACAGTGCCTCGGTATTTAAGTGTAGGTACTTATGTATCTAAGGACATTTTCCCCTTATTTCTTAAATCCGTTCCTTGTTGTAgttgacaataaaaataaaaatttattttagtttgagTTGACGACGTggtggcgcaatggtcacagcagtGGTTTGTGGCTGCTGCGCTGGCGGATGCGGCTTCGagccccgcacatgacaaacatttgtattggctatacagatgtttgccgtggtctgggtgtttgtgcatgtttgtgggtctcccaaccgtgcctcggagagcacgttaagccgtcgttcccggttgttatcatgaaaacgtgatagcgatcgtttctcatagtagggaatgtatccgccaacccgcattggagcagcgtggtggattaagctctgatccttcctctacatgggaaaagaggtctatgcccaggctgaagcgttgtgttgacattttttttcaagtgaAATAGTAAATATAGTAGTAAAGTGAAATATAACACCATCATCAAaaatataatcatcatcattaaatataacatcatcatttcatttcatatgaGGCTATATCTACGTAATACATCAATCAGCTTACACGAGATGCCGGTTTAAAACAttcttttatttgataaaattaaaatccttCTAGTGCTGAAGAGCGAGAGAGACGCAACGCAGCTGTACGAGAATCGCCTCCAGGTGCAGACGTTGTTGAGTCTTCACAGTCATGGTGGGGCCAGTGGTGGGCAAGTTCTGGAGAAGGGGGTGACGCCATATCAAAAATGTGGCTGTATGGCAGCACAGCCGCACTCATGGGCTTAATAACTCTTTTGTATAAGAATGTTGATAAATTAAAGACATTGGTGTGGAAAACGAAAACATGCGAAACTAAGATTGTCAAAAGCGTACGTATAAGTATTAAGTAGTAAAGATATTCGCAAATAGGGAGGGGTCTTTGCTTCGCGTGATTAGATATCTTCAAagtaaattgaattattaatctGTATACTATTTTTAATCACGAAATCATTTTGGCGGAGGGCCTAGCTTTTGTAACGTAATATTTGTTAGGTGGTCATTGAAAGTGTGACCTAGAGCACGGTGTAAAGCGCGTGATATAGGGAGGGAGGGGTCCAAAATGTTATAATTCCGTGTGAAGTATTTTATTGATGGCGGCCCATGGAATAGGTAGATGAGCggataaaattgatatttttcgGTCCCAGAAAGGATTTCATTGATCTCTAATCAGGATAAATTTCATTAATCCCTAATCTAATCAGGAGTCTTGAATAATTACCATATATAGTCGCTACTGTAaacctaattattttaaagtcatAATTAGTACATTTGCAATTGAGCTATTAGCCTCGTAAAAAATCGTAGTATAGGCTCCATCACGGAACACGtatcaaaatttacaaaataagctGCAGCAGCacggattaattttatttgtatgtatgagttacctacaatttgaaaaaaaagtgaaaaacaaatttatctGTCTATTACATACTTTTGTCCTAGCTGTATGGAAAAAATTAAGCTCAAGTATGCAAGAAGAAGAAGTCTAAATAAGTTTGTCTCCTTTGTTTTAGAAACCATCTGCAGAAAAAATCAAGCTCTGCATTTGCAAAGATTAAACTAACAACTGGCgacaacattttaataataaatataatatgtttaatttatttacctacttttatttatttctcctTAGTCTATAAATGGtcacagtttttttaatattcttagaAATTGTACCTATGTTTTTGTTTAGCCTTTAACCTGATATTATATTCACGTAATGGTTTGAGATTCGCATCCTCAGCGGCACCGTTTGCGTAATCGTCAATTAGGAACCCTGAAACAGTGTTGATTGACACGAGGTTATTTTTTATCGAATTGTAGAGTTGTCAAGTCCCATAAATATTTGGACGTGTTTTAATCTCAAACGAGTGACATGAATTATTGTTTACGTATTAATTTAGTAAGCATTTTATAAATCTAagtggcacaactgaaagccattaaaaaccaatcaatctATAAATATAAGAGATCATTCTACTCTCTCTGTCGAACAGAGGTCTACTACCTTGACAAACTCTTTGAAGTCTacctttttttcaaattgtctaGTGTTGTTGTTGTTGGCCCTATCGGCCTTtgcagcgtcaccggtgagaggggccgggtattatagacaccggccgcgaaggaagaagggGAGCCCTCTAGGAGGGCTCGGGGAAGACGctcgtcctaagggtgtctcctagcgagatcgcaccttgGCCTAGGACGTCGTCGGAGTGGAAAAGAAGTCTACCTTATCGGTCATcacggtcttatacacaggtcgGGAAACTACAGGGGGGAACATCGGCTTAATGGTTAAAAgccgccagaggcatgacgATCGCTTGGTGCTGTGCAACgaagacagaatagcattctgtctctttttctatcacacgtcacgcatttatgttttaaaatataatcgattacaataaaatgtcaGTCAACAGTCAGTCAGTAACCAATACCATGAAACTTTACTCAATATAAGCAATTACAATGAAGATCGTCACCGCACTACGTGACCGCACACAACGACAGAAATTGGGCTTAGTGTTCTgacctgtgtataagaccgCGTCGGTCGTCACTTAGATTATGTTAGTTTGTATGATTTAGTGAAGTTATAGtttcaataaaatctttaaaactattatctgagtttaattttaattcctcCGACGGCGGCTTTCTTGATTCCCAAATATTAACATCGTTAGtgttctaataaataatataagctCATAATAACACATTCTTTGAGCGTCAGATAACTTATCGTTTTGAATTACAAATGGCCTATTGCTTGTGAAATTGGGTtccacgaaaaaaatatttatccacTTTATTATAAGCCAGTCGGCGTCTACTGAAAATTGAGTAAATAAATAGAACCATTATGAATGATTTAgattaaatttgatattaacTTCCGACAGTATTTTGAATTCTCGTATCGTTCATCTCGTTCGTACTTTATAATAAGCCCCAATGATAGATAaagacaatataatatattgttattatttttcttgatTTGATTGTTGTTATCTAATTTTATCTATGTGATATGAATCTGTATATTATCTACATTACTGCACTCTCTTAGCCCGCTATGTaacattagttctcactatcaTAGGTTGGCAGgaagagataagtccaccgtcgctaactaaatttgtatataattaactgtacaaattttttagtgcaataaataatatataatatgtgagataacactttttaaccgacttccaaaaaaggaggaggttctcaattcgactgtattttttttttattgtatgttacatcagaacttttgaccgggtagaccgattacgacaaatttattttgttttaatcgaaaggtggtgtgtgtcaattggtcccatttaaatttatttgagatctaacaactacttttcgagtttagaataatgcgtttttacttgacacttttttcgtcgacctacgttttattacgtACGTATTGTTGACCgcgtaactttctactggatgtaccgattttgataattctttttttgttggaaagggtatctccctagtttagtaccatgataaggaaactaggatctgatgatgggatcccagagatatcgagggaaactctcgaaaatccgcaataactttttactgggtgtaccgattttaataatttttaatttaatcgaaagctgatatttatcatgtggtcacatataaattttatcgagatctgataactactttttgagtaatctttgataacgcgtagttgcttgactattttttcgtcgatctacgttgtattacttgtcgatgtaattgaaatcggtttttttttcgtttgcgagcaaacacaattattattattcattttagcctatcgcagtccactgctagacataggcctacacaagttcgcgccaaaaatagcgtaaactcatgtgatttgcccatagtcactacgctgggcagacggctttgtcgcaccgaagacactacgctttagtatgaaattttgttggtaatcaaataaataatttaaaataacctaTGACGGTTTAAAaggaacgaaaaaaaaaaacacaacaaattgaaacaaaatatatttattaataccacctttcatttacaaattattttcttcaaCCGCTTCGATCGGTTAATAATAACTATCGCAAGTCCGGGTATGTAAAAAGACACAACCGTTATAACAATATGTCCCTATTTTGACGTTAGTGCCTTAAAACAAGGAACATTATCATCTATTGTACATAAGTCAACTATACGTTTCTAAATTAGTACCCTGTCACATTAATCCCTCGACAGATACGTTCGAATTCTCGGAACgaaatttatttagattaatttaACAAGGTACTACAATCGAATACGTAATATGGACTCTATGTACGATAACTTACGCAATAAACATTGAAAACACGAGTGATTCTAGAAGTAACGTTTAGCctcttatatttaattgaataaaatattcatcaGTACAGCttggattttttaaattatttcagacaaaaaaaaatataaatttctaaaatcgCCCGTGTCTTATTAATctattcattataaaaaataactagtcCTAAACGTTTTGAAACTGATATGCTTAACTTGGTGTAACTATGTCTTTGTAGAGtttagtcgatttttttttaattctatattattaataattttataattgacaCGAGTTACACCGTATTTTGTGGCTGCGGTTTTGTGTATAGgcgtatttataaaagtaaattatatgtaaacGATACTCTGTACTGTATTAATAATACAAGACCATATtgcgtttaaattattttataacgggtatgaaatattttttgtactgtaACATTAGTCAGTGATGATCAATCTAGAAGAAGTAATAGGTTATTGCTTTGATATTAGAACTGGCTTAGGTCCAGTTTCATCGAGTACTTATAAACCTACCGACAGTTATCTGACACTTTTTTGTAATTCAACATGACTCAACTTTGGACTCAAATTGTAGATTGTGTTGTATAGGGTATCAGAGACTATATCAGCAGCGTGTGATTAAATACGCACCACCCACAAAGCCACATCAGTCGATTGTTATTGCACGATGTCAAAACCGCTTATTCCGTATTAACAGGTACAACTGACAAACAAAAAATCCTTTGTTCTACAACTTTTgctttatatcaatatataaagaCATTAGCCCATTTCGATACAAAATTATACGaacaataaattcaattatttaacaaaaaaaaatctattacagTTGTTTGAGAAGTTCAGTTTTATTATCtgtacctatatttaaaaaatattactcgtTTTGCCTACGAATCGTTAAATTTCGAACATGTTATATTCGCAAAACCAGTAGATTATTGAATATAGGAACTGGGGCTTAACAAGTTATAAAGGCGCCAATCATATTTCAGCGGTCGCATCGAACGAATAAAGCGCAATTTATGAAATCAGTCAAGGCCTCTGCTTTAGATATTATTTAACTTACAGtactaaaattcaaattttaaatgtataaagaaTCACGTTTTAAAGCATATAGGTTAGCTGCccttttcttaatatattttatatagttggTTAGTTAAGCCTGTTACATTTCATAGTTGGGCATTGgcttctgtaaaaaaaattgtaataaatatttataattataaagccATTCGTTTGCGACACGGCTTTTCTAACATGAGTAACACCTTTAATTTAACATTGAAATACGAattatttcaacaaatattagacaaataaaaaaacaaagctTAGTTGCTTCCAAGTTCCACACATTGGTCCAACATGAACACGTTGTAGACAAAAAAATcctgttttgaaatttaaaacttttaaaataaattttaaattagtgaAATAacctttacatttaaaaaagaacTTGCGATAGAATAATAGTTATAATCCTATCTTCTAATTTTAAGGTtccaatacaaaaattgtaaataaattcttatGTGACAAAGACTTTGGCCTGAAATATTGACTCAATGTGTACAATTTGGCTTT
Proteins encoded:
- the LOC123654779 gene encoding uncharacterized protein LOC123654779 — protein: MSSRDAWVPIAAATLKVPTRTSERQDIFVLVGKTVRVFAEERERRNAAVRESPPGADVVESSQSWWGQWWASSGEGGDAISKMWLYGSTAALMGLITLLYKNVDKLKTLVWKTKTCETKIVKSKPSAEKIKLCICKD